In a genomic window of Gigantopelta aegis isolate Gae_Host chromosome 9, Gae_host_genome, whole genome shotgun sequence:
- the LOC121381795 gene encoding uncharacterized protein LOC121381795, with the protein MELIGGVLSPISTDHAAAPNRVLKIVSCGCKATCRKKMQMLESWTLLHCNVFIVLWPNVKIQPPSNCKKTEFDDVEYFHKDLSSDGAKTLLENKPVGAYILRLSQTNDNQLTLSCNTSTGETRHYLLDNECKHLLLQNPTDDLGQICSRMGISCPPLTMPIVNASSSFHNQNMELLLLQWIVEASREHPQIHTEDIGGIRVNLPLVHLKKLLAMVALLEISRHTILQCGGLQLMISLLETNAKDLSEFSVFHSDDALEMIMSGLTELVRCGTQSYSSMEHFEVGVPLKQLLLALSTFHLDANQRLEILEEGILQMLADILQQDDIESDVVLLCVKTVKYLCTFPDCHRDLTGNTKLLQVVKKYCTSCDDQVRDEAQKTAQLLKEL; encoded by the exons ATGGAGCTTATTGGTGGAGTGTTGTCTCCCATATCAACAGATCATGCTGCTGCTCCAAATAGGGTACTCAAGATTGTCAGCTGCGGTTGCAAGGCAACATGCAGGAAAAAAATGCAAATGTTGGAAAGCTGGACTCTTCTGCACTGCAACGTGTTCATCGTGTTGTGGCCAAACGTGAAAATTCAACCCCCGTCAA ACTGCAAGAAAACAGAATTTGATGATGTGGAATATTTTCACAAGGATTTATCAAGTGATGGTGCAAAAACCTTACTAGAAAACAAACCAGTGGGGGCTTACATCCTGCGACTGAGCCAGACAAACGACAATCAATTAACTTTGTCCTGCAACACATCGACTGGTGAAACCAGACATTACCTGCTGGATAACGAGTGCAAACATTTG TTATTGCAAAATCCAACTGATGACCTTGGACAAATATGTTCTCGTATGGGGATTTCATGTCCCCCCCTTACAATGCCCATTGTTAATGCTAGCAGTTCATTTCACAACCAAA ACATGGAATTGCTGCTGCTGCAGTGGATTGTGGAGGCCAGCCGAGAACATCCACAAATACACACTGAAGATATCGGTGGAATCAGAGTGAACCTGCCTTTGGTTCACCTGAAAAAACTACTTGCAATGGTTGCATTGCTGGAAATAAGTCGGCATACG ATTCTCCAATGTGGGGGTCTTCAGTTGATGATAAGCCTTCTCGAGACGAATGCAAAAGACTTGTCAGAGTTTTCTGTGTTTCATTCAGATG ATGCCCTTGAAATGATCATGTCAGGACTGACTGAACTGGTCAGGTGTGGAACACAAAGTTACAGCTCGATGGAGCACTTTGAGGTGGGGGTACCACTTAAACAGCTACTCTTGGCTCTCAGCACCTTTCACCTAGATGCCAACCAAAGGCTGGAG ATTCTTGAAGAAGGTATTCTTCAAATGCTTGCAGACATACTGCAACAAGATGACATCGAATCTGATGTTGTCCTCCTCTGTGTGAAAACTGTTAAATATCTGTGTACTTTCCCAGACTGTCACAGAGATCTGACGGGCAACACAAAGCTGTTGCAAGTTGTCAAGAAATACTGCACTTCATGTGACGACCAAGTCCGAGACGAAGCACAAAAAACAGCACAATTGCTAAAGGAACTGTAA